In Deinococcus sedimenti, a single genomic region encodes these proteins:
- the icd gene encoding NADP-dependent isocitrate dehydrogenase encodes MDKHIKVPAQGEKITMKDGKLNVPNHPIIPFVEGDGTGPDIWRASVRVLDAAVEIAYGSERKVEWMEVYAGEKSLEVYGENEWLPQSTVNAFNEYLFGIKGPLTTPVGTGIRSINVALRQELDLYACVRPVQYFDGVPSPVKRPQDVDMVIFRENTEDIYAGIEYKAGTDEADKVRGFLMREMGVKKIRFPDTSSFGIKPVSKEGTERLVRAAIQYAIDNGRKSVAIVHKGNIMKFTEGGFRDWGYELAKREFGAVEIDGGPWCQLPNGIVIKDVIADNFLQQILLRPTDYDVIATLNLNGDYVSDALAAQVGGIGIAPGANINYVTGHAIFEATHGTAPKYAGKDVINPSSVILSGEMMLRYMGWTEAADLILKGLDDTIQQKVVTYDFARNMDGATEVKTSAFGDKIIENMKARKA; translated from the coding sequence ATGGATAAGCACATCAAGGTGCCCGCGCAGGGCGAGAAGATCACGATGAAAGACGGCAAGCTGAACGTGCCGAACCACCCCATCATTCCCTTCGTGGAAGGCGACGGCACCGGCCCCGACATCTGGCGCGCCAGCGTCCGCGTGCTCGACGCTGCCGTCGAGATCGCGTACGGCAGCGAGCGCAAGGTCGAGTGGATGGAGGTCTACGCCGGTGAGAAGAGCCTCGAGGTGTACGGCGAGAACGAGTGGCTGCCCCAGAGCACCGTGAACGCCTTCAACGAGTACCTGTTCGGCATCAAGGGCCCGCTGACCACCCCGGTCGGTACCGGCATCCGCAGCATCAACGTGGCGCTGCGTCAGGAACTCGACCTGTACGCCTGCGTGCGCCCCGTGCAGTACTTCGACGGCGTGCCCAGCCCCGTCAAGCGCCCCCAGGACGTGGACATGGTGATCTTCCGCGAGAACACGGAAGACATCTACGCCGGGATCGAGTACAAGGCCGGGACCGACGAGGCCGACAAGGTGCGCGGCTTCCTGATGCGCGAGATGGGCGTCAAGAAGATCCGTTTCCCCGACACCTCCTCGTTCGGGATCAAGCCCGTGTCGAAGGAAGGCACCGAGCGTCTGGTGCGCGCCGCGATCCAGTACGCGATCGACAACGGCCGCAAGAGCGTCGCCATCGTCCACAAGGGCAACATCATGAAGTTCACGGAAGGCGGCTTCCGCGACTGGGGCTACGAGCTCGCCAAGCGTGAATTCGGCGCCGTGGAGATCGACGGCGGCCCCTGGTGCCAGCTGCCGAACGGCATCGTCATCAAGGACGTCATCGCCGACAACTTCCTGCAGCAGATCCTGCTGCGCCCCACCGATTACGACGTGATCGCCACGCTGAACCTGAACGGTGACTACGTCAGCGACGCGCTGGCCGCGCAGGTGGGCGGGATCGGCATCGCGCCCGGCGCGAACATCAACTACGTGACCGGCCACGCCATCTTCGAGGCGACGCACGGTACCGCGCCCAAGTACGCCGGGAAGGACGTCATCAACCCCAGCTCCGTGATCCTCAGCGGCGAGATGATGCTGCGCTACATGGGCTGGACCGAGGCCGCCGACCTGATCCTGAAGGGTCTGGACGACACCATCCAGCAGAAGGTCGTGACGTACGACTTCGCCCGCAACATGGACGGCGCGACCGAAGTGAAGACCAGCGCCTTCGGTGACAAGATCATCGAGAACATGAAGGCCCGCAAAGCCTGA
- a CDS encoding carbohydrate ABC transporter permease, with the protein MTTKGRRVSRREQHRIGGTGASVTVRNTLIAYAFMLPFLILLVVYHTWPVIFGSYLAFTKYNIISPPQWVGLDNFRELFADEQFWSGLRNSLKYVLVVPVIQVISILVALLVNRPLRGIGFFRTAYYVPVVTSFAVVGLIWSWLYKQGGAVNSILMGLGLMRGDHSLLDNPATALFAVMFVTLWKGIGYYMVLYLAGLQGISRELEEAATIDGATRSQVFWNITLPGLRPTILVCSLLSTISAIKVFEELYVMTPNGYPAGSTYSALMYSFSKAFGGDFNFGLAAAASMVVAVVSILFGLINFRLTKGGRSDA; encoded by the coding sequence ATGACCACAAAGGGGCGGCGCGTGTCTCGCCGCGAACAACACCGCATCGGCGGCACCGGCGCGTCAGTCACGGTGCGCAACACCCTGATCGCCTACGCGTTCATGCTGCCGTTCCTGATCCTGCTCGTCGTGTACCACACCTGGCCCGTGATCTTCGGATCGTACCTGGCGTTCACGAAGTACAACATCATCAGCCCGCCGCAGTGGGTGGGGCTTGACAACTTCCGCGAACTGTTCGCCGACGAGCAGTTCTGGTCCGGCCTGCGCAACAGCCTGAAGTACGTGCTGGTCGTGCCGGTCATTCAGGTCATCTCGATCCTGGTGGCGCTCCTCGTGAACCGTCCGCTGCGCGGCATCGGCTTCTTCCGCACCGCGTACTACGTGCCGGTCGTGACGAGCTTCGCGGTGGTCGGCCTGATCTGGTCGTGGCTGTACAAGCAGGGCGGCGCCGTGAACAGCATCCTCATGGGCCTGGGCCTGATGCGCGGCGACCACAGCCTGCTCGATAACCCCGCCACGGCGCTGTTCGCGGTGATGTTCGTGACCCTCTGGAAGGGCATCGGGTACTACATGGTGCTGTACCTCGCGGGCCTGCAGGGCATCAGCCGCGAACTGGAAGAAGCGGCCACCATCGACGGCGCGACCCGCTCGCAGGTGTTCTGGAACATCACCCTGCCGGGCCTGCGCCCCACCATCCTGGTGTGCAGCCTGCTGTCCACCATCAGCGCCATCAAGGTATTCGAGGAACTGTACGTCATGACGCCCAACGGCTACCCGGCGGGCAGCACGTACTCCGCGCTGATGTACTCGTTCTCCAAGGCGTTCGGTGGGGATTTTAACTTCGGGCTGGCCGCCGCCGCCAGCATGGTCGTCGCGGTGGTCAGCATCCTGTTCGGCCTGATCAACTTCCGCCTGACGAAAGGAGGCCGCAGCGATGCCTGA
- a CDS encoding TrmH family RNA methyltransferase — protein sequence MSVTEVITSLQNAHVKRLVRLRSRREREQDGVILIEGAREIARAVASGTVLSAVYSTPELHSPEGETLAPTLGAATHLLSRAAFEKVSGRENPDGLLALAPTPAPTLPEPGADAVTVVLHGLEKPGNVGAILRSADAAGADSVIVLGRGADPYGPNVIRSSQGSVFTLPVAVMTEEQAQAWLEQRHFTTFACTPDAPRAYWDAPLTGRVALLLGTEHEGLPEHWRRTDHSVSIPMNASRGADSLNVATAAALMLFECARQRRAGGAA from the coding sequence ATGAGTGTCACCGAAGTCATCACCTCCCTGCAGAACGCACACGTGAAACGCCTCGTGCGCCTGCGGAGCCGCCGCGAGCGCGAGCAGGACGGCGTCATCCTGATCGAAGGCGCCCGCGAGATCGCCCGGGCCGTCGCCAGCGGCACCGTGCTGAGCGCCGTGTACAGCACCCCTGAACTGCACAGCCCCGAGGGGGAGACGCTGGCGCCGACCCTGGGTGCCGCCACGCACCTGCTGTCTCGCGCGGCCTTTGAGAAGGTCAGTGGCCGCGAGAACCCCGACGGTCTGCTGGCCCTGGCCCCCACGCCCGCCCCGACCCTGCCCGAACCCGGTGCGGACGCGGTCACGGTCGTCCTGCACGGCCTGGAGAAGCCCGGCAACGTCGGGGCGATCCTGCGCAGCGCCGACGCGGCGGGCGCCGACAGCGTCATCGTTCTCGGCCGCGGCGCCGACCCCTACGGCCCGAATGTGATCCGTTCCTCGCAGGGCAGCGTGTTCACACTGCCCGTCGCCGTCATGACCGAGGAGCAGGCGCAGGCGTGGCTGGAGCAGCGGCACTTCACGACCTTCGCCTGCACCCCGGACGCCCCGCGCGCCTACTGGGACGCCCCGCTGACCGGCCGCGTGGCCCTGCTGCTCGGCACCGAGCACGAGGGCCTGCCGGAACACTGGCGCCGCACCGATCACAGCGTCAGCATTCCCATGAACGCCAGTCGCGGAGCGGACTCGCTGAACGTGGCCACCGCGGCCGCCCTGATGCTGTTCGAATGCGCCCGGCAGCGCCGCGCCGGAGGCGCCGCATGA
- a CDS encoding prohibitin family protein has translation MTEPKTRAVPKLTVRPNRRAGLLIGGLLIAGVLVAQSVKVVPAGYVGVAFSALSGVKGQPLQEGVHFLVPFVDHVTLYDAKLQEVTLAHNVNDGDEGAIRARSKEGLEITADVTVQFRVDRTKAAALHKELGRDYVRTVIRPQVRSKVRDAIGQFSAADIISTKRQEVEASITNALRQVFEQNNLTLDGVLLRELRIPDSVAKAIEQKQTAEQQVAVERNKLQQANISAQRAVVEAEGAAKASIAKARGEAEALSLRGRALRENPQLIQLTVAEKLSPGIQTVMLPSDGNFLLDVGSLTGRGGATPKP, from the coding sequence ATGACCGAACCGAAAACGCGCGCCGTGCCCAAATTGACTGTCCGTCCCAACCGCCGGGCCGGGTTGCTGATCGGCGGCCTGCTGATCGCGGGTGTGCTGGTCGCCCAGAGCGTGAAGGTCGTGCCCGCCGGGTACGTGGGCGTGGCGTTCAGCGCGCTGAGCGGCGTGAAGGGCCAGCCGCTGCAGGAGGGCGTGCATTTCCTGGTGCCGTTCGTGGATCACGTGACGCTGTACGACGCGAAGCTGCAGGAGGTCACGCTGGCCCACAACGTCAACGACGGGGACGAGGGGGCCATCCGCGCGCGCAGCAAGGAGGGGCTGGAGATCACGGCGGACGTGACCGTGCAGTTCCGCGTGGACCGGACGAAAGCAGCGGCGCTTCACAAGGAACTGGGGCGGGACTACGTGAGGACCGTCATCCGCCCGCAGGTGCGCAGCAAGGTCCGAGACGCGATCGGGCAGTTCAGCGCGGCGGACATCATCAGCACGAAGCGGCAGGAGGTGGAGGCCAGCATCACGAACGCGCTGCGGCAGGTGTTCGAGCAGAACAACCTCACACTGGACGGCGTGCTGCTGCGCGAGCTGCGCATCCCGGACAGCGTCGCCAAGGCCATTGAGCAGAAGCAGACGGCCGAGCAGCAGGTCGCGGTGGAACGCAACAAGCTCCAGCAGGCGAACATCTCCGCGCAGCGGGCCGTGGTGGAGGCCGAGGGCGCGGCGAAGGCGTCGATCGCCAAGGCCAGGGGTGAGGCCGAGGCGCTGTCTCTGCGTGGCCGGGCGCTGCGGGAGAATCCGCAGCTGATCCAGCTGACCGTGGCGGAGAAGCTGTCGCCCGGCATTCAGACGGTCATGCTACCCAGTGACGGGAACTTCCTGCTGGATGTGGGTTCGCTCACCGGTCGTGGCGGCGCGACCCCGAAACCGTGA
- a CDS encoding NUDIX domain-containing protein, protein MFRRKKDFYVNARAVIERSGEHGREVLLQVRAKPGQPRTLELPGGQLDPFESIPAALRREVKEETGLTVTTFLDDPRATTSSAPGGDVECLTPAFVYQTTRGPVDSVGFFFRVQVSGEPLARGDHAEAPRWVPVRDLRTQIHTRPEDFNWLTLAALRHLNAHAWADA, encoded by the coding sequence ATGTTCCGCCGGAAGAAGGACTTCTACGTGAACGCCCGCGCGGTCATCGAACGCAGCGGCGAACATGGACGCGAGGTGCTCCTGCAGGTGCGCGCCAAACCCGGCCAGCCGCGCACGCTGGAACTCCCCGGCGGGCAGCTCGACCCCTTCGAGTCCATCCCGGCCGCCCTGCGCCGCGAGGTCAAGGAGGAGACCGGCCTGACCGTCACCACCTTCCTGGACGACCCGCGCGCCACCACGTCCAGCGCGCCCGGCGGGGACGTGGAGTGCCTGACGCCCGCCTTCGTGTACCAGACGACCCGCGGCCCGGTGGACAGCGTCGGCTTCTTCTTCCGCGTGCAGGTCAGCGGCGAACCCCTGGCGCGCGGCGACCATGCCGAGGCGCCCCGCTGGGTCCCGGTGCGCGACCTCCGCACCCAGATTCACACCCGCCCCGAGGACTTCAACTGGCTGACCCTCGCCGCTCTGCGCCACCTGAACGCGCACGCCTGGGCGGACGCATGA
- the msrA gene encoding peptide-methionine (S)-S-oxide reductase MsrA: protein MTTHSAGTQQAILAGGCFWCTEAVLKDVRGVQKIESGYIGGHTPSPDYRSVCSGTTGHAEAVRVTFDPAQVSYKDLLGLFFATHDPTSLNRQGADTGTQYRSAVFPLTPEQDAETREVIADLTAQDVFGKPIVTTIEPATEFFVAEDYHQNYYENNPRQPYCMAVIAPKVSKMRQSYSDRLRA from the coding sequence ATGACCACCCACAGTGCAGGGACGCAGCAGGCCATCCTGGCCGGAGGATGCTTCTGGTGTACGGAGGCCGTCCTGAAGGACGTACGCGGCGTGCAGAAGATCGAGAGCGGGTACATCGGCGGGCACACGCCCAGCCCCGATTACCGCAGCGTGTGCAGCGGCACCACCGGGCACGCCGAGGCCGTCCGCGTGACCTTCGACCCGGCGCAGGTGTCGTACAAGGACCTGCTGGGCCTGTTCTTCGCCACTCATGATCCCACCAGCCTCAACCGGCAGGGCGCGGACACCGGCACGCAGTACCGCAGCGCCGTGTTCCCCCTGACCCCCGAGCAGGACGCTGAGACGCGCGAGGTCATCGCCGACCTGACCGCGCAGGACGTGTTCGGCAAGCCCATCGTGACGACCATCGAACCCGCCACCGAGTTCTTCGTCGCGGAGGACTACCACCAGAACTACTACGAGAACAATCCGCGCCAGCCCTACTGCATGGCCGTCATCGCGCCCAAGGTGTCGAAGATGCGCCAGTCCTACAGCGACCGCCTGCGCGCGTAA
- a CDS encoding DUF4388 domain-containing protein, protein MAERLQQLMEDADARPTGTPREPARILFLSDTLPPLGQYLRERSTFLATCEVIDVSTQADALREQTPPDLVVLQVAPGRTPSDQLITHAQHHWPFTAFSVDADHDLSSLTEQHGVMTTLAAPNLNELHAAIEHEVTELSFGAIRGVTLPSLLQILHWEQRTLAVKVQEGEHRGYLHLCRGELVDATEHPGGLTGEDAAFALLSFQHPHMQLERSYLNQRRNITTPLTNLLMEAMKRLDEHPAPPPTDNPALLEDSMFFKRWLKSYGEPTPQDPTGSPDPPDQPAAAPSPDSIPSIPEVTDMSNVKEILDSAMGIDGALAAALVDYSSGMALGTAGGGMNLELAAAGNTEVVRAKLRTMDSLGIKGPIEDILITLDNQYHIIYVIPQLSMFLYLVLSKERANLAMARFKLKGLAGTMAV, encoded by the coding sequence ATGGCAGAGCGGCTGCAACAACTCATGGAGGATGCGGACGCCCGACCGACTGGAACACCTCGGGAGCCCGCTCGCATCCTGTTCCTGTCCGACACGCTGCCGCCCCTGGGGCAATACCTCCGGGAACGCAGCACCTTCCTCGCCACCTGCGAAGTCATCGACGTGAGCACGCAGGCCGACGCGCTGCGCGAACAGACGCCCCCGGATCTGGTCGTGCTGCAGGTCGCTCCGGGCCGCACCCCCAGCGACCAGCTGATCACGCACGCCCAGCACCACTGGCCCTTCACGGCCTTCAGCGTCGACGCGGATCACGACCTGTCCAGCCTGACCGAGCAGCACGGCGTCATGACCACCCTGGCCGCCCCGAACCTGAACGAACTGCACGCCGCCATCGAACACGAGGTTACCGAGCTGAGTTTCGGCGCCATCCGCGGCGTGACCCTGCCCAGCCTCCTGCAGATCCTGCACTGGGAGCAGCGCACGCTGGCCGTCAAGGTGCAGGAGGGCGAGCACCGGGGCTACCTGCACCTGTGCCGCGGCGAACTGGTGGACGCCACCGAGCACCCCGGCGGGCTGACTGGAGAGGACGCCGCGTTCGCGCTGCTGTCGTTCCAGCATCCTCACATGCAGTTGGAACGGTCGTACCTCAACCAGCGGCGGAACATCACCACGCCCCTGACCAACCTGCTGATGGAGGCGATGAAACGCCTAGACGAGCACCCCGCCCCGCCCCCCACGGACAACCCGGCCCTGCTGGAGGACAGCATGTTCTTCAAACGCTGGCTCAAGTCGTACGGCGAACCGACCCCACAGGACCCCACGGGTTCACCCGACCCGCCTGACCAGCCAGCGGCCGCGCCCAGCCCCGACTCCATTCCTTCCATCCCGGAGGTCACCGACATGAGCAACGTCAAAGAAATTCTGGACTCGGCCATGGGCATTGACGGCGCGCTTGCTGCGGCGCTCGTGGATTACAGCAGCGGCATGGCCCTGGGCACCGCGGGGGGCGGCATGAACCTCGAACTGGCCGCCGCCGGCAACACGGAAGTCGTCCGCGCCAAGCTGCGCACCATGGACAGCCTGGGCATCAAGGGCCCCATCGAGGACATCCTGATCACGCTGGACAACCAGTACCACATCATCTACGTGATTCCGCAGCTGTCGATGTTCCTGTATCTGGTGCTGTCGAAGGAACGGGCGAACCTGGCCATGGCCCGGTTCAAGCTCAAGGGGCTGGCCGGCACCATGGCCGTGTAG
- a CDS encoding DUF3208 domain-containing protein: protein MLWRVSISESRPGGRAAVRLLQGYVWHPQEADIDLETFLPHELDLPAPEEQGEQEGAHVLWDTVNAPFAFFENGEPTASQAFYQFTVLRVYEPRPDNDALHADAEAASQLLGPLLEGTPDGVGWQLWEDLRDL, encoded by the coding sequence ATGCTGTGGCGCGTGAGCATCAGTGAATCGCGCCCCGGTGGTCGAGCCGCCGTTCGACTGCTTCAGGGGTACGTGTGGCACCCGCAGGAGGCGGACATCGATCTGGAGACGTTCCTGCCCCACGAACTCGACCTTCCCGCGCCGGAGGAGCAGGGGGAGCAGGAAGGCGCGCACGTCCTGTGGGACACCGTGAACGCGCCGTTCGCGTTCTTCGAGAATGGCGAGCCGACCGCGTCGCAGGCGTTCTATCAGTTCACAGTGCTGCGCGTGTACGAGCCCCGGCCGGACAACGACGCGCTGCACGCGGACGCCGAGGCGGCCAGTCAGCTGCTGGGACCGCTGCTGGAGGGCACGCCGGACGGCGTGGGCTGGCAGTTGTGGGAGGATTTGCGTGATCTCTGA
- a CDS encoding FAD-dependent oxidoreductase, with product MTLTYRTLDRDWDVIVAGGGTAGAIAGVAAARSGARTLVVEAQGSLGGTGTNAWVTPLMRNVADGQNLNRGLTEELKARLRARGDGATDPSGNDNWFNPEGLKFVLDDLLRESGAEVIFHTQVVQPVMAAGRIEALVVHNKGGLQALRARTFIDATGDADVAALAGVPMSGGDEDGVHQAMSLRFTLAGVDVTRLRAFLTANGQGQEHADFLHFWMVWGRRSSLEPLFRQAVEDGVLLERDGDYFQAFSVPGRPGELSFNCPRIRADLHDGTDPWQLSEAQLDGRQAITRLTAFCRAFLPGCKHAFIGVVAPMVGVRETRRIHGEYTLTVTDILDCARFPDGICRNHYPVDIHTVRGGAKLLHEREGTAPYFAPGAFHDIPLRAIIPLNVTNLLVPGRAASSTFEAQSSIRVQQNCHSMGEAAGIAAAWAARDHAGEVRAVNPGDLRAELTARGALV from the coding sequence ATGACCCTGACCTACCGCACGCTGGACCGCGACTGGGACGTGATCGTCGCCGGGGGCGGCACCGCCGGGGCCATCGCGGGCGTCGCCGCCGCCCGCAGTGGGGCACGGACGCTCGTCGTGGAGGCGCAGGGCAGCCTGGGCGGCACCGGTACGAACGCATGGGTGACGCCGCTGATGCGCAACGTCGCGGACGGGCAGAACCTCAATCGGGGCCTGACCGAGGAACTCAAGGCCCGCCTGCGGGCGCGCGGCGACGGCGCGACCGATCCGTCCGGGAACGACAACTGGTTCAACCCGGAGGGCCTGAAATTCGTGCTGGACGACCTGCTGCGGGAATCCGGGGCGGAGGTGATCTTCCACACCCAGGTCGTGCAGCCCGTCATGGCCGCCGGAAGGATTGAGGCGCTGGTCGTGCACAACAAGGGCGGCCTTCAGGCCCTGCGGGCCCGGACGTTCATCGACGCGACCGGCGACGCGGACGTGGCCGCGCTGGCGGGTGTGCCCATGAGCGGCGGGGATGAGGATGGCGTGCATCAGGCCATGAGCCTGCGCTTCACGCTGGCCGGGGTGGACGTCACCCGCCTGCGCGCCTTCCTGACCGCCAACGGGCAGGGGCAGGAGCACGCGGACTTCCTGCACTTCTGGATGGTCTGGGGCCGCCGCAGCAGCCTGGAACCCCTCTTCCGGCAGGCGGTCGAGGATGGCGTGCTGCTGGAACGCGACGGGGATTACTTCCAGGCATTCAGCGTCCCCGGTCGCCCCGGCGAACTCAGCTTCAACTGCCCACGCATCCGCGCCGACCTGCACGACGGCACCGACCCCTGGCAGCTCAGCGAGGCGCAGCTGGACGGACGGCAGGCCATCACGCGCCTCACGGCGTTCTGCCGCGCGTTCCTGCCCGGCTGCAAGCACGCGTTCATCGGCGTGGTCGCCCCGATGGTCGGCGTGCGCGAAACCCGGCGCATCCACGGGGAGTACACACTGACCGTCACGGACATCCTCGACTGCGCCCGCTTCCCGGACGGCATCTGCCGCAACCACTACCCGGTGGACATCCACACCGTCAGGGGCGGCGCGAAACTGCTGCATGAACGCGAGGGCACCGCGCCGTACTTCGCGCCCGGCGCGTTCCACGACATCCCGCTGCGCGCCATCATCCCGCTGAACGTCACGAATCTGCTCGTGCCGGGCCGCGCGGCGAGCAGCACCTTCGAGGCGCAGTCCAGCATCCGCGTGCAGCAAAACTGTCACTCCATGGGCGAGGCCGCCGGAATCGCCGCCGCCTGGGCCGCGCGGGATCACGCGGGCGAGGTCCGAGCCGTGAACCCCGGCGACCTCCGCGCTGAACTGACGGCGCGCGGCGCGCTGGTCTAA
- a CDS encoding YchJ family protein: MHAGAGAATPEALMRSRYTAYALGDSGYVQRTWHPLTRPRSLDLRDGTRYLGLRVHEAQEEFVTFTAQLRLPDGERYALRERSRFEQVGGAWLYVDGETPEA, translated from the coding sequence CTGCATGCGGGCGCCGGGGCGGCCACTCCGGAGGCGCTGATGCGTTCACGCTACACGGCGTACGCACTGGGGGACAGTGGGTACGTGCAGCGCACGTGGCATCCGCTGACGCGTCCGCGGAGCCTGGATCTGCGGGACGGCACACGGTACCTGGGGCTGCGGGTACATGAGGCACAGGAAGAGTTCGTGACCTTCACGGCGCAGTTGCGCCTGCCGGATGGGGAACGGTACGCGCTGAGGGAACGCAGCCGGTTCGAGCAGGTGGGCGGCGCGTGGCTGTACGTGGACGGCGAGACGCCCGAAGCCTGA
- a CDS encoding carbohydrate ABC transporter permease, with amino-acid sequence MPDTTLPQTALVSDPHAQLAAQLKVQRQRRERLRNAAAYAVLILIALIMLYPFYWTLVTSLEPTGNIYEAKILPKALSLRNYAEVFSGTTVPFWRLFLNSVIICILGVTFTTTLATLAAYPLARMRFPGRDLVFYSILILMVLPNEAGLIVNYITTIKLGLLAQTSPLADAARQYLAVVLPGAASIVGLFLLRQAYLGIPQELIEAARIDGARELTIWRRIMLPLATPTIAAFAILEFVAYWNSFLWARVMLPDKNMLPLSAGLLELSGTFSTNSRAVMAGAVITIIPILIVFLMGQKYFMKGLEGAVKG; translated from the coding sequence ATGCCTGACACCACCCTGCCCCAGACCGCCCTGGTCAGTGACCCGCACGCGCAACTGGCCGCGCAACTCAAGGTTCAGCGTCAGCGCCGCGAACGCCTGCGCAACGCCGCCGCGTACGCCGTGCTGATCCTCATCGCGCTGATCATGCTCTACCCGTTCTACTGGACGCTCGTCACGTCCCTGGAACCCACCGGGAACATCTATGAAGCCAAGATCCTCCCGAAAGCACTGAGCCTGCGCAACTACGCAGAAGTCTTCAGTGGCACCACCGTCCCCTTCTGGCGACTGTTCCTGAACTCCGTGATCATCTGCATCCTGGGCGTGACGTTCACCACGACCCTCGCCACGCTCGCCGCGTACCCGCTCGCCCGCATGCGTTTCCCCGGACGGGACCTCGTCTTCTACTCCATCCTGATCCTGATGGTCCTGCCCAACGAGGCCGGACTGATCGTCAACTACATCACCACCATCAAACTGGGCCTGCTGGCGCAGACCAGCCCGCTCGCGGACGCCGCGCGACAGTACCTCGCGGTGGTGCTGCCCGGCGCGGCCAGCATCGTGGGCCTGTTCCTGCTGCGTCAGGCGTACCTGGGCATCCCGCAGGAACTCATCGAGGCGGCCCGTATCGACGGCGCGCGCGAACTGACCATCTGGCGCCGCATCATGCTCCCGCTGGCCACCCCGACCATCGCGGCGTTCGCCATCCTGGAATTCGTGGCGTACTGGAACTCGTTCCTGTGGGCGCGCGTCATGCTGCCCGACAAGAACATGCTGCCGCTCTCGGCGGGTCTGCTGGAACTGTCCGGCACGTTCAGCACGAACTCCCGCGCCGTTATGGCGGGCGCCGTCATCACGATCATCCCGATCCTGATCGTGTTCCTGATGGGCCAGAAGTACTTCATGAAGGGTCTGGAAGGCGCGGTCAAAGGCTGA
- a CDS encoding transcriptional regulator has protein sequence MSAESSPPEAAAEYTGPVVAIPVYAGVSELELGVMVSVLRLCGGEGCVRTVNRSRASIVTAGGLVSTPHVLFAALPEPAALLIPGGPGAAKAARDPLLQGFLKAHAGLTTGTSGSGLLLAGEAGTLDGRVVGGPAELADTLWGFTPADVRPGEAVTDGALCSAPAGFAALHPALHVASALWGEEAARDAARRLGGSPLLG, from the coding sequence GTGAGCGCCGAATCCTCCCCGCCGGAGGCGGCCGCGGAGTATACCGGGCCGGTCGTGGCGATTCCCGTGTACGCGGGGGTCAGTGAGCTGGAACTGGGCGTGATGGTGTCGGTGCTGCGCCTGTGTGGCGGTGAGGGCTGCGTGCGGACCGTGAACCGCTCGCGGGCCAGCATCGTCACGGCGGGTGGACTGGTCAGCACCCCGCACGTGCTGTTCGCGGCGCTGCCGGAACCGGCCGCCCTGCTGATTCCCGGCGGGCCGGGTGCGGCGAAGGCGGCGCGCGATCCTCTGCTCCAGGGGTTCCTGAAGGCGCACGCGGGCCTGACCACGGGCACCAGCGGCAGCGGCCTGCTCCTAGCGGGCGAGGCAGGCACCCTCGACGGGCGCGTGGTGGGCGGCCCGGCGGAACTGGCTGACACGCTGTGGGGCTTCACCCCGGCGGACGTGCGCCCCGGCGAGGCGGTCACCGACGGCGCGCTGTGTTCCGCCCCGGCGGGGTTCGCGGCGCTGCACCCGGCGCTGCACGTCGCCTCCGCCCTGTGGGGCGAGGAGGCCGCCCGGGACGCGGCCCGGCGGCTGGGCGGCTCTCCCCTGCTGGGTTAG